CTGGAAAAGCACAATATAATAGGCATTTAGGCTGTGTAATTGATATTATCTAAGCATAGTCACATCAAGAGAATGCCTATGTTTTGGTCTAGTTTAGTCTCCCTCTCTCCCGCTCATATTTTTACTTTACTTGGTACAGGCGCTGTACTTGCTTCATGTATTTTTGCTCCGCTCTATTTTTTATTTCGACAAAGAAGTGCGGCATGCCGGCAACAACTCGAGGTGCAAAACGAGCAGTTACAGGCGCAGCTCGTGCTGCGCAGTGATGAGCTAAAACAGGCACAAACTCAACACTGGCAACTACACGGTGACTGCCAGCAGCTGCAAGCAAGACTGGCTGAAAAACAAAGCCAGGCCAACGAATTACAGACGCGCTGGCAAAAAGCCGAAGACATGGCGCAGGATACTCAAGCATATGCACATCGCCTTGAGCTTGAACTAACTGATGTCAAAACCACGCTGGTACAGAAACAGCAGTCTTTTGATGCGCAGCTGGCACAGCTGGAGCAGTCTAAGTTAGTTCTTAAACAGGAGTTCGAAAACCTGGCCACACAGATTTTTGAAGATAAAAGTGAAAAGTTTGCTCGCCACAGTCAGGACAAAATTTCTCAGTTATTACAACCCGTTCAGGGAGAGCTCAAAGGCTTTCGGGATAAAATGGAGGCTATTCATAGCGAAGAGCTTAAACAAAGAGCGGCGTTACGTACCGAGTTATTGCATTTGCAGGCAAATAATCAGGCCATTACTGAGCAGGCCAGCAAACTTACCAATGCGTTACAGGGACAAAAGAAAACTCAGGGCAACTGGGGCGAACTGATGTTAGAAAATGTACTGGACAGCGCAGGTTTGCGCCCGGGCAATGATTATCAGCGCGAAGTCAGTTTTTCTACCGAAGAAGGCAAATATCGTCCCGATGTGATTGTTTATCTTCCACAACAGCGTCACCTGGTTGTCGACGCTAAAACATCTTTGAATGCTTATACCCGTTATGTAAACGCGGAACGAGATAGCGATGCCAATCAAGCTATTGTGGCACATGTTGAAGCGGTGAAAGCCCGGGTCAAAGAGCTCGGAGATAAATCTTATGAGCGCTTGCCGGGATTGAACTCGCCAGAAGTGGTCATTATGTTTATTCCGGTTGAATCTGCGTTTGTCGAGGCTATCAAATATGCACCCGATTTATATCAGTATGCGCTTGAGAACAAAGTTTTGATTGCCACACCGACGACATTACTGACGAGCCTGAATATCGTCAAACAGTTATGGCGTTTTGAAGAACAGAGTAAACACAGTAAAGAGCTGGCCCTGCGTGCTGAAAAATTTTACAGCAAGCTGAATGCGTTTTTGCATAGTTTAGAAGGGGTTGGTAAACAGCTTGATAAGGCTCGTGAAGGGTATGA
The window above is part of the Pseudoalteromonas rubra genome. Proteins encoded here:
- the rmuC gene encoding DNA recombination protein RmuC, which codes for MFWSSLVSLSPAHIFTLLGTGAVLASCIFAPLYFLFRQRSAACRQQLEVQNEQLQAQLVLRSDELKQAQTQHWQLHGDCQQLQARLAEKQSQANELQTRWQKAEDMAQDTQAYAHRLELELTDVKTTLVQKQQSFDAQLAQLEQSKLVLKQEFENLATQIFEDKSEKFARHSQDKISQLLQPVQGELKGFRDKMEAIHSEELKQRAALRTELLHLQANNQAITEQASKLTNALQGQKKTQGNWGELMLENVLDSAGLRPGNDYQREVSFSTEEGKYRPDVIVYLPQQRHLVVDAKTSLNAYTRYVNAERDSDANQAIVAHVEAVKARVKELGDKSYERLPGLNSPEVVIMFIPVESAFVEAIKYAPDLYQYALENKVLIATPTTLLTSLNIVKQLWRFEEQSKHSKELALRAEKFYSKLNAFLHSLEGVGKQLDKAREGYDKAMAQLYSGKGNLIKQASEFKELGVSVSRELPSELTEKAKLELE